The genomic stretch TGCAATTCAATTCAGACCACTAAAGAATAGTAAATACCCATGTACATTTGTAACAGTTTGTATTCATAAATGCATTCAAGATGTCCACTTTATGAAGATCACATCATGCCTCCCATACCACCCATTCCACCCATACCTCCCATACCACCCATGGGGTTAGGCTCTTTTTCTTGTGGAATTTCACAGATCACAGCTTCGGCAGTAGTAAGCAGTGATGCAACACCACTGGCATCGGTCAGGGCTGTCCGCACCACCTTTGTGGGGTCAATGATGCCCTTTTCAATCATGTTTACATATTCATTGTTGAGGGCATCATACCCAAATTCATCTCCAAGGTCTTCCACTTTGGCAACAACAACAGAACCATCAATGCCTGCATTTTTTGCTATTGTCATGCATGGCATCCTCAGAGCTTTCATTACAATCTCTACACCAGTGGCCTGATCACTGTTGACTGTTTTGAGTTGTTCTAATACTGGAATACATCTCAAGAGTGCAGAACCACCTCCAGGTACAATACCTTCCTCAACTGCAGCTCTAGTAGCATTAAGGGCATCATTAACTCTGTCTTTTTTCTCATTAACCTCGACTTCACTTGAACCACCAACATGTAAGACTGCCACACCTGATGCTAGTCTAGCCAGACGTTCTTgcaatttttctttttcatattCAGAGTTTGTCTCCTGAATTTGGTCTCTAATCTGTTCAGCACGCCTGTCAATGTCTGATTTCTTACCCTTGCCCTTCAATAGCAGAGTGTCATCTTTAGTAATTATCACTTCACCTACTTGACCTAAGTCTGATGGTTGGACATCTTCAATTTTGATGAGATTCGCATCGTCACCAAATACAACTCCACCAGTAGCAATAGCCATATCACTGAGGGTGGACTTGCGGTTATCTCCGAAGCCTGGGGCTTTCACTGCAGCTACTTGCAAACCGATTTTCAATCTATTAACAACCAAAGTGGACAGTGCCTCTCCGTCTACATCTTCAGCTACTATGATCAGAGGCTTCCTCTGTTGATTAGCCATTTCTAATGCTGGAATGATCGTTTGAACATTGCTAATTTTTTTCTCGGAGAAGAGTACCAGGGCATCCTGGAATTCGACTTTGGCACCTTTAGAAGAATTAATGAAGTATGGTGAAATGTAACCTCTATCAAATTTCATACCCTCAATGATTTCAAGCTCGTCGGTGAGGGTTTTTCCATCTTTCACTGTGATTACTCCATCCCTACCTACCTTCTTCATTGCATCAGCAATGAGCTTGCCGATTGCCGTGTCCCCGTTAGCAGATATGGTAGCTACTTGTGCGATTTCTTCGGGTGTTGTAACGGGTTTCGACATTCCTTTAAGTTTCTCTTTAACGGCATCTACGGCGAGCATCACGCCTCTTCTTATCTCAATCGGGTTAGCACCCTTTGATATTTTTTCGAAGCCCTCCTTCGCGATTGCTCGTGCCAGTACTGTAGCAGTGGTAGTTCCGTCTCCCGCCTCCTCGTTAGTATTATTAGCTACGTTTTGTACTAACTTAGCACCGATGTTCTGGAACTTATCCTTGAGTTCAACACCTTTGGCGACTGTTACGCCGTCTTTTGTGATCTTCGGGGACCCCCAAGATTGTTCCAGAATAACGTTTCTACCTTTTGGACCCATTGTAACGGCTACGGCATCAGCTAGGATGTCAACGCCCTGCAGCATGAGAGCTCTTACATCAGCGCCAAACCTCACATCTTTGGCATAAAATCTTGAAAGTTGATATGATTTATGGAGAGAAACAGTTTGACGAACAACACGAGGTAGACgcaacatttttaaaaattgttttgataTTAGCAGTATTTCAATTAAGGTCCAAACTGCTGCAAACCTTATTTCTCGAAGATTCTAGCCGGGTTCGTAAAACGTGATCTTCCTC from Bombyx mori chromosome 3, ASM3026992v2 encodes the following:
- the LOC101741707 gene encoding heat shock protein 60A, with translation MLRLPRVVRQTVSLHKSYQLSRFYAKDVRFGADVRALMLQGVDILADAVAVTMGPKGRNVILEQSWGSPKITKDGVTVAKGVELKDKFQNIGAKLVQNVANNTNEEAGDGTTTATVLARAIAKEGFEKISKGANPIEIRRGVMLAVDAVKEKLKGMSKPVTTPEEIAQVATISANGDTAIGKLIADAMKKVGRDGVITVKDGKTLTDELEIIEGMKFDRGYISPYFINSSKGAKVEFQDALVLFSEKKISNVQTIIPALEMANQQRKPLIIVAEDVDGEALSTLVVNRLKIGLQVAAVKAPGFGDNRKSTLSDMAIATGGVVFGDDANLIKIEDVQPSDLGQVGEVIITKDDTLLLKGKGKKSDIDRRAEQIRDQIQETNSEYEKEKLQERLARLASGVAVLHVGGSSEVEVNEKKDRVNDALNATRAAVEEGIVPGGGSALLRCIPVLEQLKTVNSDQATGVEIVMKALRMPCMTIAKNAGIDGSVVVAKVEDLGDEFGYDALNNEYVNMIEKGIIDPTKVVRTALTDASGVASLLTTAEAVICEIPQEKEPNPMGGMGGMGGMGGMGGMM